Proteins encoded together in one Armatimonadota bacterium window:
- a CDS encoding transglutaminaseTgpA domain-containing protein, which produces MTRRRAHEAEDAPVARAATLVAILVAVAAVGVQEEFASQAALAAAAVTAGFIVSYLRRRARNTWLKLAVAVLVLVVARDFFRTLVATPYDPRVPLVRLFLWLQVLHSFDLPARRDLKYSLASAVVLVAVGGAYARDLAYGLVVAVFALAATTAVAALYWPEGAPLRGLLRAGAGAGAAVVLAAAAVFVAVPRGEGLRVRWMPVSPRLPWAARLHTRIVNPAYPEADQAGPQRDVVFNPLGYVGFSTFVDLRLRGVPDERLVLRVRSTRPAFWRGLGFDEYTGQGWRMTDPSVEELIPDQVRFVARLGEDEPWPAGSEQVVQTFYVEADQPNVIFAAYRPFEVYFPTGLVAVDRYAGLRSPITLEPGMVYSVISRVPSPTPALLAREHGEIPPSVRERYLQVPRLPDRVRQLAADLAAGGGSPYGKAVAVADYLRRCCTYTLQAPPLPPGADAVDHFLFVTRQGSCEAFSSALAVLLRAAGVPARLVTGYTTGAYNRLTGYYEVRNSDAHAWVEVFQPGVGWVAVDPTPGFAVPSALDDSPGQWLLADGIRWVWRGMAGAGATVPRDIPLQGVLAVLGAAAAAAAAAARTRRGPGRPADPVETAYVRMEHLLRRRGYRRLGHLTPREFVAALPESVRPPADLVTRVFEASRYGGRPATLGDVDACRQALDTLRGAVRRLPRRREPPGRTATQPRSRVPAIPPSREFARPHGDRS; this is translated from the coding sequence ATGACGCGCCGGCGTGCGCACGAAGCGGAGGACGCGCCGGTCGCGCGCGCGGCGACCCTGGTCGCAATCCTGGTGGCCGTGGCCGCCGTGGGCGTGCAGGAGGAGTTCGCCTCCCAGGCTGCGCTGGCCGCCGCGGCTGTCACGGCCGGCTTCATAGTCAGCTACCTTCGGCGCCGGGCCCGGAACACGTGGCTGAAGCTGGCTGTCGCCGTCCTGGTGCTGGTCGTGGCCCGGGACTTCTTCCGCACGCTGGTGGCCACTCCCTACGACCCGCGGGTCCCCCTCGTGCGCCTGTTCCTGTGGCTGCAGGTCCTCCACAGCTTCGACCTGCCGGCCCGCCGGGATCTCAAGTACTCCCTGGCGAGCGCGGTGGTGCTCGTGGCCGTCGGCGGCGCGTACGCGCGGGACCTGGCCTACGGCCTGGTGGTCGCGGTCTTCGCCCTGGCCGCCACCACAGCCGTTGCCGCGCTGTACTGGCCGGAGGGTGCACCCCTGCGGGGGCTGCTGCGCGCGGGGGCCGGGGCCGGCGCCGCGGTGGTCCTGGCCGCGGCAGCGGTGTTCGTCGCGGTCCCCCGGGGGGAGGGCCTGCGGGTCCGGTGGATGCCGGTGTCCCCGCGGCTGCCGTGGGCGGCCCGTCTGCACACACGCATTGTCAATCCGGCCTATCCGGAGGCCGACCAGGCGGGACCGCAGCGGGACGTGGTCTTCAACCCCCTGGGCTACGTGGGCTTCTCCACCTTCGTGGACCTGCGCCTGCGGGGTGTGCCGGACGAGCGTCTGGTCCTGCGCGTCCGGTCCACGCGCCCGGCGTTCTGGCGGGGGCTGGGGTTTGACGAGTACACCGGCCAGGGCTGGCGGATGACGGATCCGTCCGTCGAGGAACTGATCCCCGACCAGGTGCGGTTTGTGGCCCGGCTGGGAGAGGACGAGCCCTGGCCGGCCGGCTCCGAGCAGGTCGTCCAGACATTTTACGTGGAGGCCGACCAGCCCAACGTCATCTTCGCCGCCTACCGGCCGTTCGAGGTCTACTTCCCCACCGGGCTGGTAGCCGTGGACCGCTACGCCGGACTGCGCAGCCCGATTACCCTGGAGCCGGGGATGGTCTACAGCGTGATCAGCCGGGTCCCGTCGCCCACTCCGGCGCTGCTGGCCCGCGAGCACGGCGAGATTCCGCCCTCGGTGCGGGAGCGGTACCTGCAGGTGCCCCGGCTGCCCGACCGCGTGCGGCAGTTGGCCGCCGACCTCGCGGCGGGAGGCGGCAGCCCCTACGGCAAGGCCGTGGCCGTCGCCGACTACCTGCGCCGGTGCTGCACGTACACGCTGCAGGCGCCTCCGTTGCCTCCGGGTGCGGATGCCGTCGACCACTTCCTGTTCGTGACGCGCCAGGGATCCTGCGAGGCGTTCAGCAGCGCCCTGGCCGTCCTGCTGCGCGCGGCCGGGGTCCCGGCGCGGTTGGTGACCGGCTACACCACCGGGGCGTATAATCGGCTCACCGGCTACTACGAGGTCCGCAACTCCGACGCCCACGCCTGGGTGGAGGTCTTCCAGCCCGGCGTGGGGTGGGTGGCGGTGGACCCGACGCCGGGGTTTGCGGTGCCGTCCGCGCTGGACGACTCACCCGGCCAGTGGCTGCTGGCGGACGGGATCCGATGGGTGTGGAGGGGGATGGCCGGAGCCGGCGCAACGGTCCCGCGGGACATTCCCCTGCAGGGCGTCCTCGCTGTCCTGGGGGCGGCGGCCGCTGCGGCCGCCGCCGCGGCCCGGACACGGCGCGGGCCCGGCCGCCCCGCAGATCCGGTGGAGACCGCCTACGTCCGCATGGAGCACCTGCTGAGACGCCGGGGATACCGCCGGCTGGGGCATCTGACTCCTCGGGAGTTCGTGGCGGCGCTGCCGGAGTCCGTCCGGCCCCCCGCGGATCTGGTCACGCGGGTGTTTGAGGCATCCCGGTACGGCGGTCGGCCGGCCACTTTGGGGGACGTCGACGCCTGCCGGCAGGCGCTGGACACCCTGCGCGGGGCGGTGCGACGCCTCCCGCGGCGGAGGGAACCGCCGGGTCGCACCGCCACCCAGCCGCGTTCTCGCGTTCCCGCGATCCCGCCTTCCCGCGAGTTCGCGCGTCCGCACGGTGACCGCTCATGA